One Dermatophagoides farinae isolate YC_2012a chromosome 1, ASM2471394v1, whole genome shotgun sequence genomic region harbors:
- the BicD gene encoding microtubule-associated protein Bicaudal D, with product MIMDTNDSIQQRDNEIQNLKERIEQLNEELKTATAEKIQSAQYGLVLLDEKEELQKKYDELESRYDSKNKDFEDLKEALNKLQTIQRVSATSEIEQEEQLLLESAKKEEHFIRTVIELGKELKYAKNELQNVKDDRDKFGQENIKLMERKEINERERKKILDELKESKQRESRLHLELNELEEENISLQKQVSSLKSSQIDFETFKLEIQRLQSEIDILQTQIEECTKLKSIAEKQTKEALEALQLEREQKYAIKKELDKKLNSESYLNINNFVGFTGLKFDYDETENFDGTIGMDDDNDDDGGNGGGNNSALKKLENEFLNSSDNYLTQPPSLEGSLFSEVHINEIKKFERMLEESDSQKHQLNQRLNDTQTMLEKAREELKIQTVKIEKIFEELNNLNLDDSNTTMMDMTDPDLLNIKQLIKSKISSIDLNGYRNELEQMKNSINDYQMKTKQYENDCEILAKMINEFYSNSNQTFEELSLVSEELASLYHHICLINGVTPDRVILNHLQPNFDPNRSIDQLKEKLNKVYGILDDIKTVECNNLLDTVKDQIKVLKMAIDKAIENRNFRQKHDDVNNNEQPTSMVSVQDVDDLQDQIVRLKSLLSTKREQIASLRTVLKTNKQTAEVALANLKSKYETEKAVVTETMTKLRNELKALKEDAATFASLRSMFAARCEDYVSQIDELQRKYKASEEEKKTLNSLLRIAIQQKLALTEKLEELEMDKERQSMGKAQNETRRNPKINMRSLNQRLISKTNNNSNSNNQRRPN from the exons atgataatggataCAAACGATTCTATCCAACAACGTGATAATGAAATACAAAATCTTAAAGAACGTATTGAACAGCTaaatgaagaattgaaaacaGCTACGgcggaaaaaattcaatcagcTCAATATGGTCTAGTGTTGTTG gatgaaaaagaagaattgcagaaaaaatatgatgaactTGAAAGTAgatatgattcaaaaaataaagattttgAAGATCTAAAAGAG GCCTTAAATAAATTACAAACAATACAACGTGTATCAGCCACATCGGAAATTGAACAAGAAGAACAGCTATTATTGGAAAGtgcaaaaaaagaagaacaTTTCATACGTACAGTGATTGAATTGGGCAAAGAATTGAAATATGCAAAAAATGAACTACAAAATGTTAAAGATGATCGTGATAAATTTGGCCAGGAAAATATTAAACTTATGGAACGAAAAGAAATCAACGAAagagaaaggaaaaaaattctggatgAATTAAAAGAATCGAAACAACGTGAATCCAGGTTGCATTTAgagttgaatgaattggaagaggaaaatatttcattacaGAAACAGGTGTCATCGTTGAAATCAtcacaaattgattttgaaacatTCAAATTGGAAATACAACGTTTGCAAAGTGAAATTGATATTCTTCAAACACAGATTGAAGAATGTACTAAATTGAAAAGTATTGCAGAAAAACAG ACAAAAGAAGCATTAGAAGCATTACAATTGGAACGTGAACAAAAATATGcaatcaaaaaagaattggatAAAAAACTAAATTCCGAATCCTATCTgaatatcaataattttgttggaTTTACTGgattaaaatttgatt ATGATGAAACGGAAAACTTTGATGGAACCATTGgcatggatgatgataatgatgatgatggtggcaatggtggtggtaataatagtgccttgaaaaaattagaaaatgaatttctcAATTCATCGGATAATTATTTAACACAGCCACCATCATTAGAAGGATCGTTGTTCAGTGAAGTGCATATAAATGAGATTAAAAAATTCGAACGTATGCTAGAAGAATCGGATAGTCAAAAACATCAACTAAATCAACGATTGAATGATACACAAACAATGTTGGAAAAAGCACGTGAAGAgttgaaaattcaaacggtgaaaattgaaaaaattttcgaagaATTAAACAACTTAAATCTAGATGATTCAAACACTACAATGATGGATATGACTGATCCAGATCTGTTAAATATTaaacaattgattaaatcaaaaatttccaGTATCGATCTGAATGGTTATCGAAATGAATtggaacaaatgaaaaattctataaatgattatcaaatgaaaacgaaacaatatgaaaatgattgtgaAATATTAGCtaaaatgattaatgaattttattcaaattctaATCAAACATTTGAAGAATTGTCATTAGTATCTGAAGAATTGGCttcattatatcatcatatctGTTTGA taaatGGTGTAACACCGGATCGTGTAATACTCAATCATTTACAGCCAAATTTCGATccaaatcgatcgattgatcagttaaaagaaaaattgaataaagtaTATGGAATATTGGATGATATAAAAACCGTTGAATGTAATAATCTATTGGATACGGTAAAGGATCAGATAAAAGTATTGAAAATGGCCATCGATAAAGCTattgaaaatagaaattttcgacaaaaacatgatgatgttaacaATAATGAACAGCCAACATCGATGGTTTCCGTTcaagatgttgatgatctgCAGGATCAAATTGTTCGtttgaaatcattattatccacTAAACGTGAACAGATTGCATCGTTACGAACCGTACtaaagacaaacaaacagacggCTGAAGTGGCGTTGGCAAatctaaaatcaaaatatgagACTGAAAAAGCTGTGGTGACTGAAACGATGACAAAATTAAGAAATGAACTCAAG GCCCTGAAAGAAGATGCTGCCACCTTTGCATCATTACGTTCAATGTTTGCAGCTAGATGTGAAGATTATGTTTcacaaattgatgaattacaACGGAAATATAAAGCATCAGAagaggagaaaaaaacattgaattcattgttACGAATTGCCATACAACAGAAATTGGCATTGACTGAAAAACTTGAAGAATTAGAAATGGATAAAGAAAGACAATCGATGGGCAAAGCACAGAATG AAACCAGACGAAATCCTAAAATCAATATGAGAAGCTTAAATCAACGTCTAATATCGAAAACTAATaataacagcaacagcaacaatcaaCGACGTCCTAATTGA
- the LOC124492847 gene encoding uncharacterized protein LOC124492847, producing MIPGFCDTSTTTTTTTTKIMMNKKNTSTKIIGGGGVGAIINIHQQKQKQRHQHQQQGLMCSQQSILIAMERFVRSMNNLDQTILIPSKLRDMDNIGIKTERHLIPEIFYNINQSNQSNQQQTTNELHNFFIMLNDVKKELLWGSSSSSSSTSSIITMAQSSSSSSSSSSSSSTSHEFVYQHHHHNNNHRRNSSINNNSPFYNRSISLQSTSSSFSSTSSSSMIPVKHSRQSSQEDCGIVGIGIGRSGSSIGSSLSSSSSTSDTESDADSMLTDSCDDTTSNLFVSFRHHLQGLHTILNQLSDSADYLSIRYQEEIDDI from the coding sequence atgataccCGGTTTTTGTgatacatcaacaacaacaacaacaacaacaacaaaaataatgatgaataagaAGAATACctcaacaaaaataattggtggtggtggtgttggtgcaatcattaatattcatcaacaaaaacaaaaacaacgacatcaacatcaacaacaaggatTAATGTGTTCACAGCAATCAATATTAATTGCAATGGAACGTTTTGTACgttcaatgaataatttggATCAAACAATATTGATACCATCAAAATTACGTGATATGGATAATATTGGCATAAAAACTGAACGTCATCTAATACCAGAAATATTTTATaacattaatcaatcaaatcaatcgaatcaacaacaaacaacgaatgaattgcataatttttttatcatgttAAATGATGTTAAAAAAGAATTACTTTggggttcatcatcatcatcatcatcaactagcTCAATAATTACAATggctcaatcatcatcatcgtcatcgtcatcatcatcatcatcatcaactagtCATGAATTTgtatatcaacatcatcatcacaataataatcatcgtaGGAATAgttcaattaataataattcaccaTTTTATAATAGGTCAATTAGTttacaatcaacatcatcatcattttcatcaacatcatcatcatcgatgattccGGTTAAACATAGTCGTCAATCATCACAAGAAGATTGTGGTATTGTTGGTATTGGTATTGGTAGAAGTGGTAGTAGTAttggttcatcattatcatcatcatcatcaacatccgATACTGAAAGTGATGCTGATTCAATGCTTACAGATAGTTGTGATGATACAACATCAAAtctatttgtttcatttcgtcatcatttacaAGGTTTACATACAATTCTTAATCAATTATCTGATTCAGCTGATTATCTTTCAATACGTTATCAGGAAGAGATTGATGATATATAA
- the LOC124491620 gene encoding uncharacterized protein LOC124491620, which produces MKKSSSTMMRLSKISIIIIIIIITILLIIINGSNASRTCPRGCDCIETLLITNCSESSQLEYVPHTLNPALKKLYLPQNNIRRIDSAFDVYKNLIYLDLSSNLISTIVDDNFRYNNELQIILLKNNTLVTLRPKAFNGLNQLKILDLSYNRIEMINDTIFKNLNTLQILDLSYNLLKVLNENTFVGLRNLINLNISNNLITKFTTNLFSNTPVLIHLNASFNEFEHLDDNWFIALYDLTVLDLSSCHIASLSPNCFNGLNNLTILNLNNNSLMAIPSASFLPKNVIQVLNIGQNPFPFIHPKSFYHLKHLKRLYITNTSSLAKIHVDAFDGIENVEILELSNNQALKHIDANVFDNLYSLSSLILSNNSFENLQIDLITKYKKFDLYLDVRGNPFNCNCSLEWLNFHLIRMFNKTVSSNPDYFLNQNITFPIFNLATLLNENVSEIIMKQNALDVRCYSPFALKDKFIIKLHKDKFGCFLLESIIPIIIGAMFGMLIISGVIILLVIQCRNQLSDDMRIRYPGVWFGRHFEYVPEMEPEIIVPKDLDNCQLKPYVSYRSTEIHQSEFTAEDLFNTTYGTEIIRKYQNKQSIPESWTVYDERHVIDAKNKALKTGSDLFTHTSYFGNLK; this is translated from the exons atgaaaaaatcttcatcaacaatgatgaggTTGTCtaaaatttccatcatcatcatcatcatcatcatcaccatattattgatcatcattaatggtAGCAATGCATCACGAACATGTCCTCGTGGTTGTGATTGTATTGAAACATTATTAATCACTAATTGTAGTGAAAGTTCACAATTAGAATATGTACCACATACATTGAATCcagcattgaaaaaattatatctACCACAGAATAATATTCGTCGTATTGATTCTGCATTTGATGTTTATAAAAATCTCATCTATCTGGATCTATCATCGAATTTAATATcaacaattgttgatgataatttccgttataataatgaattgcagattattttgttgaaaaataatacGCTGGTCACATTACGACCAAAAGCATTCAATggtttgaatcaattgaagATATTAGATTTAAGCTATAATCGtattgaaatgattaatgatACTATATTCAAAAATCTTAATACATTACAAATACTTGATCTATCGTACAATTTATTGAAagtattgaatgaaaacacaTTTGTTGGTCTACGAAATCTTATCAATCTGAATATTAGTAATAATTTGATCACAAAATTCACCACAAATCTTTTCTCCAACACACCggtattgattcatttgaatgcaagtttcaatgaatttgaacatTTAGATGATAATTGGTTCATTGCATTATATGATTTAACCGTATTGGATTTAAGCTCATGCCATATTGCATCATTAAGTCCAAATTGTTTTAATGGTCTTAATAATTTGACAATTCTTaatctaaataataattcattgatg GCCATACCATCGGCATCGTTTTTACCGAAAAATGTTATTCAAGTATTGAATATTGGCCAGAATCCATTTCCATTTATACAtccaaaatcattttatcatttaaaacatttaaaaCGACTTTATATAACCAATACTTCGTCATTAGCT AAAATTCATGTGGATGCATTTGATGGTATTGAAAATGTGGAAATACTTGAATTATCCAATAATCAAGCATTGAAACATATCGATGCTAATGTGTTCGATAATCTTTATTCACTTTCATCGTTAATACTATCCAATAATAGTTTTGAAAATCTACAAATAGATTTGATAacgaaatataaaaaatttgatctcTATCTAGACGTACGTGGCAATCCATTCAATTGTAATTGTAGCCTTGAATGGCTAAATTTTCATCTGATTCGTATGTTCAACAAAACCGTCAGCAGTAATCCGGATTATTTTctcaatcaaaatataacATTTCCGATATTTAATTTGGCcacattattgaatgaaaatgtcagtgaaattataatgaaacaaaatgcaTTGGATGTTCGCTGTTATTCACCATTCGCATTGAAagataaattcattattaaattgCATAAAGATAAATTTGGCTGTTTCCTATTGGAATCAATCATACCGATCATTATTGGCGCCATGTTTGGCATGTTGATCATCAGTGGTGTAATCATATTGTTGGTCATACAATGTCGTAATCAATTATCCG ATGATATGCGTATACGTTATCCCGGTGTATGGTTTGGTCGTCATTTTGAATATGTTCCCGAAATGGAACCAGAAATCATTGTGCCAAAAGATTTGGACAATTGTCAATTAAAACCATATGTATCATATCGTTCAACGGAAATTCATCAATCTGAATTTACAGCTGAAGATTTATTCAATACTACATATGGTACGGAAATAATACGTAAATATCAGaataaacaatcaatacCAGAATCATGGACTGTTTATGATGAACGTCATGTGATTGATGCAAAAAATAAAGCCCTAAAAACTGGTTCCGATCTATTTACACATACAAGTTATTTTGGAAATTTGAAAtag
- the LOC124492846 gene encoding protein-lysine 6-oxidase isoform X2, with the protein MMINFILFFQLSILMTINSQLFNDNRIDNNNHHDEGMIRLVGGRTMFEGNVEINHFGQWGMICDDEWNMNDANVACKQLGFVLGAIMATNNSRYGQENELIWMDNVMCDGRESSISSCRFNGWNIHDCKTDEAAGVICRVRFDQPQQPLWPIPIPKPTLMVNRQMKMPDLPDLEPDPKEVEKSAYIESRSIMYLQCAMEENCLSQSAYEIDKNDPTWIFHTRILLRFTASIRNVGNVDFRPFRQKNQWIWHSCHRHYHSMEIFATFNIIDHDGNPVAQGHKASFCLEDNECHNGVDANYVCANYGDQVDIYKSDLDCQWIDITDIVPGSYQLKIIINPEMKVAEKTFDNNAVLCSFDYHDGHRNHRSIVVTNCTLSSL; encoded by the exons atgatgattaattttattctattttttcaattatccaTTTTGATGACGATTAATTCACAattatttaatgataatagaatcgataataataatcatcacgaCGAAGGAATGATTCGTCTGGTCGGTGGTCGAACAATGTTCGAAGGTAATGTGGAAATTAATCATTTCGGCCAATGGGGAATgatttgtgatgatgaatggaaCATGAATGATGCCAATGTAGCATGTAAACAATTGGGTTTTGTTCTTGGCGCAATTATGGCAACGAATAATAGTCGTTATGGTCAAGAAAATG aatTAATTTGGATGGATAATGTCATGTGTGATGGCCGAGAATCGTCAATTTCTTCATGTCGATTTAATGGCTGGAATATTCATGATTGTAAAACCGATGAAGCAGCTGGTGTTATATGTCGTGTACGTTTCGATCAACCACAGCAACCATTATGGCCAATTCCGATTCCGAAACCGACGTTGATGGTAAAcagacaaatgaaaatgccAGATTTACCAGATTTAGAACCAGATCCAAAAGAAGTTGAAAAATCTGCATACATTGAATCAAGATCAATAATGTATTTACAATGTGCAATGGAAGAAAATTGTCTCTCACAATCGGCAtatgaaattgataaaaatgatccaa CATGGATTTTTCATACAAGAATCTTGTTACGATTCACGGCAAGTATACGTAATGTAGGCAATGTTGATTTTCGTCCATttagacaaaaaaatcaatggattTGGCATTCatgtcatcgtcattatcatagTATGGAAATATTTGCTACATTCAATATAATCGATCATGATGGAAATCCGGTAGCACAGGGACATAAAGCTAGTTTTTGTCTTGAAGATAATGAATGCCATAATGGTGTTGATGCCAATTATGTTTGTGCCAATTATGGTGATCAAG TGGATATCTATAAATCCGATTTAGATTGTCAATGGATCGATATAACTGATATTGTACCGGGATCATATCAATTGAAGATAATAATTAATCCAGAAATGAAAGTGgcagaaaaaacatttgataataatgctgtattatgttcatttgattatcatgatggtCATCGTAATCATAGATCAATAGTAGTCACTAATTGTACATTAAGTTCATTGTGA
- the LOC124492846 gene encoding protein-lysine 6-oxidase isoform X1, translated as MMINFILFFQLSILMTINSQLFNDNRIDNNNHHDEGMIRLVGGRTMFEGNVEINHFGQWGMICDDEWNMNDANVACKQLGFVLGAIMATNNSRYGQENELIWMDNVMCDGRESSISSCRFNGWNIHDCKTDEAAGVICRVRFDQPQQPLWPIPIPKPTLMVNRQMKMPDLPDLEPDPKEVEKSAYIESRSIMYLQCAMEENCLSQSAYEIDKNDPTWIFHTRILLRFTASIRNVGNVDFRPFRQKNQWIWHSCHRHYHSMEIFATFNIIDHDGNPVAQGHKASFCLEDNECHNGVDANYVCANYGDQGISVNCVDIYKSDLDCQWIDITDIVPGSYQLKIIINPEMKVAEKTFDNNAVLCSFDYHDGHRNHRSIVVTNCTLSSL; from the exons atgatgattaattttattctattttttcaattatccaTTTTGATGACGATTAATTCACAattatttaatgataatagaatcgataataataatcatcacgaCGAAGGAATGATTCGTCTGGTCGGTGGTCGAACAATGTTCGAAGGTAATGTGGAAATTAATCATTTCGGCCAATGGGGAATgatttgtgatgatgaatggaaCATGAATGATGCCAATGTAGCATGTAAACAATTGGGTTTTGTTCTTGGCGCAATTATGGCAACGAATAATAGTCGTTATGGTCAAGAAAATG aatTAATTTGGATGGATAATGTCATGTGTGATGGCCGAGAATCGTCAATTTCTTCATGTCGATTTAATGGCTGGAATATTCATGATTGTAAAACCGATGAAGCAGCTGGTGTTATATGTCGTGTACGTTTCGATCAACCACAGCAACCATTATGGCCAATTCCGATTCCGAAACCGACGTTGATGGTAAAcagacaaatgaaaatgccAGATTTACCAGATTTAGAACCAGATCCAAAAGAAGTTGAAAAATCTGCATACATTGAATCAAGATCAATAATGTATTTACAATGTGCAATGGAAGAAAATTGTCTCTCACAATCGGCAtatgaaattgataaaaatgatccaa CATGGATTTTTCATACAAGAATCTTGTTACGATTCACGGCAAGTATACGTAATGTAGGCAATGTTGATTTTCGTCCATttagacaaaaaaatcaatggattTGGCATTCatgtcatcgtcattatcatagTATGGAAATATTTGCTACATTCAATATAATCGATCATGATGGAAATCCGGTAGCACAGGGACATAAAGCTAGTTTTTGTCTTGAAGATAATGAATGCCATAATGGTGTTGATGCCAATTATGTTTGTGCCAATTATGGTGATCAAGGTATTAGTGTCAATTGTG TGGATATCTATAAATCCGATTTAGATTGTCAATGGATCGATATAACTGATATTGTACCGGGATCATATCAATTGAAGATAATAATTAATCCAGAAATGAAAGTGgcagaaaaaacatttgataataatgctgtattatgttcatttgattatcatgatggtCATCGTAATCATAGATCAATAGTAGTCACTAATTGTACATTAAGTTCATTGTGA
- the LOC124491616 gene encoding uncharacterized protein LOC124491616 → MNWFRPWLIHNNDNHQQQQQSNVNSTNSTTSTLMMTEEIDKFFQQFYNFTTSTTPNNNHMTTTTTTNNNISYYSFYYNYYYNQLLMQNYCNSLSINDDDHKQQQNHHQVMFPERKSIDKLINDEPQPQSQSQSQSQSQPQPQPQQQQRFKKFICIECKNGFSNRSQLNSHIRTHTGERPFVCDYHDCQKSFTRNEELTRHRRIHSGIRPYQCQWCDKRFGRKDHLRKHERTHERRFRSTFLLNYHHHSSSSSLSTKEAISSINNNDDQIDNHLFQPKSS, encoded by the coding sequence atgaattggTTTCGTCCATGGttaattcataataatgataatcatcaacaacaacaacaatcgaatgtaaattcaacaaacagcacaacatcaacattaatgatgacggaagaaattgataaattttttcaacaattttataatttcaCCACCAGTACCACCCCTAACAACAACCacatgaccaccaccaccaccaccaataataatatttccTATTACTCATtctattataattattattataatcaactTTTAATGCAAAATTATTGTAAttcattatcgataaatgatgatgatcataaacaacaacagaatcatcatcaagtaatGTTTCCggaaagaaaatcaatagataaattaattaatgatgaaccaCAGCCGCAGTCACAGTCGCAGTCGCAGTCGCAGTCGCAGCCGCAGCCACAGccacagcagcagcaacgttttaaaaaattcatctgcattgaatgtaaaaatgGTTTCAGTAATCGTAGCCAATTAAATAGCCATATACGTACACATACTGGTGAAAGAccatttgtttgtgattatcatgattgtcaaaaatcattcacaCGTAATGAAGAATTAACTAGACATCGTCGTATACATAGCGGTATTCGGCCATATCAATGTCAATGGTGTGATAAACGTTTTGGACGCAAAGATCATCTGAGGAAACATGAACGTACACATGAACGACGTTTTCGTTCGACATTTTTactcaattatcatcatcattcatcatcatcatcattatctacGAAAGAAgcaatatcatcaatcaataacaatgatgatcagatcGATAATCATCTTTTCCagccaaaatcatcataa